Proteins encoded within one genomic window of Saccharomyces paradoxus chromosome V, complete sequence:
- the IRC22 gene encoding Irc22p (similar to YEL001C), with the protein MKFSKLIGFTVLNVLSCLCAATSANNSDNVEHEQDVVEAVAPPSINIEVKYDVVGKEPNDQDGFLEFYAEDTATLAYNVTNWEDTNITIFGVNGTIVTYPQGYPVADITGANVGPYEIEVNGTSKFGQDVTLNLPEGQYFLIPFLLASRFDEVVRIAAPPTLFEIVSPPISFFNPQFLSVQVIFLAIIGGVSYYYMKSKTNQRPSKKNATVKKIDESWLPETYKK; encoded by the coding sequence ATGAAGTTTTCTAAGTTGATCGGATTTACTGTATTGAATGTTTTGAGCTGTCTCTGTGCTGCTACATCAGCTAACAACAGCGATAATGTGGAACACGAACAGGACGTTGTAGAAGCGGTAGCGCCACCTTCTATTAATATAGAGGTGAAATATGATGTCGTTGGAAAGGAACCAAATGACCAGGATGGTTTCCTTGAGTTTTACGCTGAGGACACCGCTACCCTTGCCTATAACGTTACTAACTGGGAAGATACTAATATCACAATTTTTGGTGTCAACGGAACAATTGTTACATATCCACAAGGTTATCCTGTGGCGGACATTACAGGTGCTAATGTTGGGCCCTACGAAATAGAGGTCAACGGAACATCAAAATTCGGACAAGATGTTACGTTGAATTTACCGGAAGGACAATACTTTTTaattccatttttattaGCCTCTAGATTCGACGAAGTCGTGAGAATTGCGGCACCACCAACCCTATTCGAAATTGTAAGCCCACccatttctttctttaacCCACAGTTTTTGTCTGTTCAGGTCATCTTCTTGGCCATCATCGGGGGTGTAAGTTATTACTACATGAAGTCTAAAACAAACCAAAGACcttccaagaaaaatgcCACTGTCaagaaaattgatgaaTCATGGTTGCCAGAAacttataaaaaataa